A window of Verrucomicrobiia bacterium genomic DNA:
GGCGGCCATGCTAAGCCGCTCACCGGACACGCGCCTCTGCACTAACCGTTGCCGTTGCACAAAAGCCAATCTTCAATGAACTGACACCAGCTGTCAGATATGCAAACGTCGCGACTCTTTCAGCATAGGCTCCCAAAACATTATTTAACATACATAGGAGACCAATTGTGGGACCTCGGCTTTACAGTTGCAGAGTTGACAGGAACTCGGTGAGCACTTCCACGGTTCTTTCAGTTCGTCGTGATGGAGATTGTGACCGGCCCCGTCGATGTGGACGAGCTTGCCCTTCTGCATCACGTTCGCTGCCTCAAGATGCGCTTTGCGCTGCGTTGCACGCACGAAGACCTCGTCGCTGGCCGTCCGCGAGGCTCGGCTTGGTGGCGTGCCCATGCCACGCGAGATCGCCCGCAAAGTCATCGCCGCTTTTGGGCAACCCTTTGCCGCCGCTGCAGAAGTCGAAGACCTGCGTCCCAGTGAAAGGAAAATCATGGAACTCCTCGCCCATGGCCTCACAAACAAGGAAATCGCGAATCGCCTCGGCCTGGGCGCCGGCACCGTTCGCTGGCATCTCGAAAATATTTACGGCAAACTCCAAGTCAGTTCCCGCACGGAAGCAGTGATCAGATTTCATTCCGCGAATTCCGCCGCCTCGGACGTCTGACCCCGAAAAACCGATGAAGACAACTGGCGCTCGGCATCAGGAAGCAGGAGATCTCGACCCCAGATTCACTACAGCTGTGTTGACAGCTCTCGAGGCCAAGAATTGGCGGTAAAGGGCCGCTCACAAGCGCTCGTTCTCGCCTTCTCCTGGTCACGACATCATCATCTCAGGACTCAGCCAAATAGTGTCCGTTACCACCACAGCATCAGTGCTACAACAGGTTATGCCGAATGAAACCTGCGTTACGGCTGCAAGGATCGATTTTCACGTCTGCAATCGAGCGCCTGCCGAATCGTTTCTTCTCGTAGATTGTTTCAGAGTTTGAACCGCACTGGCCGAAGACGCGTGAAAGAAGGTCTCGTCAAAGCATCGCCGGCTGACCGAGCATCCCAAGACGGACGAGAAAGGCTCACAAGGTTTTATCGAATGCTTCGGCGTTCCCTCGGGCTGGGCGAGCCGGTTCGACTTTAGGTTTTGCTCGCCAAAACATTCGGGAATGTCCTCCGATCTTTGAAAGATCGAAGAAAAGATGGGAGATGAGACAAAAAGATAGGTCGGGGCTCCAGGCGGATAGGAAACATGTCTACGCGTTAAGAGAATGTCACAATTCGATGGAATTTCCGGCAACATGATTAGGGAAAGCCGCTGAGTGATAAGAGGATGTTGTTTAAAGATAGGTTTTTGGATTGGAGCGATAGGATTCGCAGCAAAAAGATAGGAAATCGCCTGCGAAAGGCGGAATCCAGGTTAAAAAGATAGGTTTAAGCCCTAACCCGAAGAAATTTGCTTCAGAAAGACGGCCGCAGCGGCTTGAGAGACCGGTTTCGCGACAAGGATGCCGGAATTTGCCCAGGACCAATGCACATTCCGATCCGGTGCTGGAAACATAACAATGCTCGGTGCGACTGATGCGGAAAGAGTTGCCGTCACCGGGGAGAATTGTGCCGGACCACTGCTGGACTTCCGCGTTTCAATATCATGTCCAGGTCATCGCTTCTCGGCCTGCGTGTTTACGGTCCCTCCAGTCCCGCGCCATTTGACACGTGACGTTCAAAAGAAGCGAATCCCAATCCCACGTTGTTGACCGTGACCTTCCCCACAATGGGTAGTTATTAATAAGATTGTTAATCCTCTGTATTTCGCCGGTTCAATGGCGATTGCACGGAGCGTCAGCCTCTGAACCGGCGCCGTTTGATGCCGCGACTAAGCGGTCAGTGGCCTTGGCATTGCTAGTGCTGAGGGCAATGACTTAACCGGAGCCAACCCGCTTCGGTTTAGAAAGAAAGTTATGGAAATCGAAAACACACCGGTGGCTACTGAGTTGTCTCCGGAATTGAAAGCAACAGTTAAAAGCAAATCATCTGGCCCCTTATCAAGGGCCCAGGCATACGGGCTGATGCTTGCC
This region includes:
- a CDS encoding LuxR C-terminal-related transcriptional regulator, producing MPREIARKVIAAFGQPFAAAAEVEDLRPSERKIMELLAHGLTNKEIANRLGLGAGTVRWHLENIYGKLQVSSRTEAVIRFHSANSAASDV